The following coding sequences lie in one Alloacidobacterium dinghuense genomic window:
- a CDS encoding CCA tRNA nucleotidyltransferase, with translation MAKSQAQLAAEAIVERLRAEGYDAYFAGGCVRDMLLGREPADFDVATNARPDVVLDLFPRTFAVGAHFGVVLVADEVDGEEIVTEVATFRSDGAYSDGRRPDEVRFSDSPQEDVVRRDFTINGMLLDPQVLAKTGDPGLAVLDFVGGREDLAAGFVRAIGDPDKRFAEDRLRMLRAIRFAARFKFQIAPKTEAAIRGHAAAISQVSCERIRDELTRMITEGRARRAFELLDRTGLLRQVLPEVHALHVVAQPPEYHPEGDVWVHTLLLLEKLPAGVSPTLAWGALLHDVGKPATFERAPDRIRFNGHVEVGVRIAEDICRRLRFSSEDTAQIASLVANHMRFGDVKHMKESTLKRFFRLPRFSEHLELHRIDCLSSHADLSLYEYAKERYETLPEEAVKPPLLVTGEDLIAAGYRPGPRFKEMLAVAEDAQLEGLIASKDEGLALVQAAFPVDSPSPRGG, from the coding sequence ATGGCGAAGAGTCAGGCACAACTTGCGGCTGAGGCCATTGTCGAGCGGCTACGCGCCGAAGGATACGACGCGTACTTCGCTGGCGGATGCGTGCGTGACATGCTGCTAGGGCGCGAGCCTGCGGACTTCGACGTGGCTACAAATGCGCGTCCGGATGTGGTACTTGACCTGTTTCCTCGGACGTTTGCGGTGGGGGCGCACTTCGGGGTTGTTCTGGTTGCGGACGAGGTAGACGGCGAGGAGATTGTGACCGAGGTGGCTACATTCCGCTCCGATGGCGCTTACTCGGATGGTCGTCGTCCCGACGAGGTGCGCTTCTCAGACAGCCCGCAGGAAGACGTGGTGCGGCGCGACTTTACTATCAACGGAATGCTGCTCGATCCGCAGGTGCTCGCGAAGACCGGCGATCCGGGACTGGCCGTGCTCGACTTCGTCGGCGGGCGCGAGGATCTTGCCGCCGGCTTCGTTCGGGCGATCGGCGATCCGGACAAGAGGTTTGCCGAAGATCGGCTTCGGATGCTGCGTGCGATTCGGTTTGCGGCCCGTTTCAAGTTTCAGATCGCGCCGAAGACCGAGGCAGCGATTCGCGGCCATGCTGCCGCTATTTCGCAGGTCAGCTGCGAACGGATTCGGGATGAGCTGACGCGCATGATCACCGAAGGGCGGGCGCGCCGGGCATTTGAGCTACTCGACCGGACAGGGCTGCTCAGGCAGGTGCTGCCGGAGGTCCACGCTCTTCACGTTGTAGCCCAGCCGCCTGAGTACCATCCCGAGGGCGATGTGTGGGTGCACACGCTATTGCTGCTCGAGAAGCTGCCTGCCGGCGTCTCGCCGACGCTCGCCTGGGGGGCGCTGCTGCACGATGTGGGCAAGCCGGCGACCTTCGAGCGCGCTCCCGACCGCATCCGCTTCAACGGGCACGTCGAGGTGGGCGTGCGGATTGCGGAGGATATCTGCCGCAGGCTGCGCTTTTCGAGCGAAGATACGGCACAAATCGCGTCTTTAGTGGCCAATCACATGCGTTTTGGCGATGTTAAGCATATGAAAGAGTCGACGCTGAAGCGGTTTTTCCGGCTGCCGCGCTTTTCCGAGCACCTGGAGTTGCACCGGATCGATTGCCTGTCGAGCCATGCCGATCTGTCGCTCTACGAGTACGCCAAGGAGCGCTATGAGACGCTTCCCGAGGAGGCGGTGAAGCCTCCGCTTCTGGTGACGGGCGAGGACCTGATCGCTGCCGGATACCGTCCGGGGCCGCGCTTCAAGGAGATG
- the cysS gene encoding cysteine--tRNA ligase — protein sequence MTIRLFNTLTNSIEELQPSDGEALRIYACGPTVYDYGHIGNFRTFLHVDVLRRTLELQGMKVRHVMNITDVDDKIIRNAAAAYVPISEYTPRFEKAFFEDLDALSVEHPEVVARATEHIPEMVALIKRLAEQDIAYKVEDGSWYFRIAKFPEYGKLSKKDFSGIADGARVDVDEYDKDSARDFALWKAPKPGEYRWETDLGPGRPGWHIECSAMAMEYLGESFDLHAGGEDLMFPHHENEIAQSESATHTAFARHWFHVRFLLVEGRKMSKSEGNFYTLRDLLLKGYKASAIRFLLTSVPYRQQLNFTFEGLAAETGAVERLRTFYQRLKTTPWPENNSSQGGTTIREAACAAKEKFRAALANDLNTAEARAAIFDLVRFVNAAADAGSLSESDLPNILDVLADFEKIFAVLEDNDARWTRFALEWAEREGRLDEASPEVRAQLSLTDGQIDALIEERNKARRARNFARADAIRKDLLEKGIILEDSKEGVRWKRK from the coding sequence ATGACCATTCGCCTTTTTAATACCCTGACGAACAGCATCGAAGAACTCCAACCCTCAGACGGTGAGGCGCTTCGCATTTATGCCTGCGGGCCCACGGTGTATGATTACGGCCACATTGGCAACTTCCGTACATTTCTGCATGTCGATGTTCTGCGCCGGACATTAGAGCTGCAAGGCATGAAGGTCCGTCATGTGATGAACATTACGGATGTGGATGACAAGATCATTCGAAACGCGGCGGCGGCCTATGTTCCGATCAGCGAATACACACCCCGCTTTGAGAAGGCATTCTTCGAAGATCTGGACGCTCTCTCCGTCGAACATCCCGAGGTCGTCGCGCGTGCGACCGAGCACATCCCGGAGATGGTTGCTCTCATCAAACGCCTTGCCGAGCAGGATATTGCTTACAAGGTGGAAGACGGCTCGTGGTACTTCCGCATTGCCAAGTTCCCGGAATACGGCAAGCTTTCGAAGAAGGATTTCTCCGGCATTGCCGACGGGGCACGCGTTGACGTCGACGAGTACGACAAAGATTCTGCGCGTGACTTTGCCCTTTGGAAAGCGCCCAAACCCGGTGAATATCGTTGGGAAACCGATCTGGGACCGGGTCGGCCGGGCTGGCATATCGAGTGCTCGGCGATGGCAATGGAGTATCTCGGCGAATCGTTCGATCTCCACGCGGGGGGCGAAGATCTGATGTTTCCCCATCACGAGAACGAGATCGCACAGTCGGAATCGGCTACGCACACAGCCTTCGCCCGCCACTGGTTTCATGTGCGCTTTCTGCTTGTAGAAGGCCGCAAGATGTCGAAGTCGGAGGGAAACTTCTACACACTGCGCGACCTGCTGCTCAAAGGTTACAAAGCATCAGCAATCCGCTTTCTTCTCACGTCAGTCCCCTATCGCCAGCAACTCAACTTTACTTTTGAAGGGCTAGCTGCGGAGACCGGCGCCGTTGAACGGTTGCGTACGTTCTATCAGCGGCTGAAAACGACGCCTTGGCCGGAGAACAACTCCTCTCAGGGCGGCACAACCATTCGAGAAGCAGCCTGCGCAGCCAAGGAGAAGTTCCGCGCGGCTTTAGCCAACGATCTCAACACAGCCGAAGCACGCGCGGCGATCTTCGACCTTGTTCGCTTTGTCAATGCTGCCGCCGATGCCGGGAGCCTTTCAGAAAGCGACCTCCCGAATATTCTTGACGTGCTCGCTGACTTCGAAAAGATCTTCGCCGTACTTGAAGACAACGATGCAAGGTGGACACGCTTCGCCCTCGAATGGGCTGAGCGGGAAGGCCGGCTCGATGAAGCATCTCCAGAAGTTCGGGCTCAACTCTCACTGACCGATGGGCAAATTGACGCACTGATTGAAGAACGCAACAAGGCGCGTCGCGCACGCAACTTCGCTCGGGCCGATGCGATTCGCAAGGATCTACTGGAGAAGGGCATCATCCTTGAGGACTCAAAAGAAGGAGTTCGCTGGAAGAGGAAATAG
- the tsaD gene encoding tRNA (adenosine(37)-N6)-threonylcarbamoyltransferase complex transferase subunit TsaD, which produces MSTGLILGIESSCDETAAAVVRRGTESLSNVVASQIATHAPYGGVVPELASREHLRNIVPVVRAAIAEAGITLQDLDAIAVTEGPGLAGALLVGITYAKSLAFALGKPLIAVNHLEGHIHAVLLEQAELAAEPIPLPALALVVSGGHTHLYLVRRNGESWHYRNVGHTVDDAAGEAFDKVAKLLGLGYPGGPWIDALAPYGNPGAVPFSFAQIKPKAHRKDSNGDAPARRFSFSFSGIKTAVLRYVQTHDLFASIESRRSALAQISFAQPADAFPLCDEEALNLIASFQRAVVDDLRRKTFQAAEAFGAASILVSGGVAANRELRARFAAHAAERNLPIAFPSLALSTDNAAMVAAAAWPKLLDDAFAPTDLSAEPSLALGR; this is translated from the coding sequence ATGAGCACAGGTCTGATATTAGGCATAGAGAGCTCCTGCGACGAAACAGCAGCCGCCGTCGTCCGCCGCGGAACCGAGAGCCTATCAAACGTAGTCGCCTCGCAGATTGCGACGCACGCTCCCTACGGCGGAGTCGTGCCCGAGCTGGCCTCCCGCGAGCACCTGCGCAACATCGTCCCGGTAGTCCGCGCCGCAATCGCCGAGGCCGGAATCACCCTTCAGGACCTGGACGCCATCGCCGTGACCGAAGGCCCTGGCCTGGCCGGAGCGCTGCTTGTAGGCATCACCTACGCCAAGTCCTTAGCCTTCGCCCTGGGGAAGCCCCTGATCGCCGTGAACCACCTCGAAGGCCATATCCACGCCGTCCTGCTGGAACAGGCAGAACTGGCAGCAGAGCCGATTCCGTTGCCCGCGCTGGCCCTCGTAGTCTCCGGCGGCCACACGCATCTCTACCTTGTCCGCCGTAACGGCGAATCCTGGCACTACCGCAATGTAGGCCACACCGTAGACGACGCCGCCGGCGAGGCCTTCGACAAGGTAGCGAAGCTCCTCGGCCTCGGCTACCCCGGCGGCCCCTGGATCGACGCCCTGGCGCCCTACGGCAACCCGGGTGCCGTCCCTTTCTCCTTCGCACAGATCAAACCCAAAGCCCACCGCAAAGACAGCAACGGCGATGCGCCGGCTCGACGGTTTTCCTTCTCATTCAGCGGCATCAAGACGGCAGTGCTGCGCTACGTCCAGACGCACGATCTGTTCGCCTCGATTGAATCGCGTCGCAGTGCTCTTGCGCAGATTTCTTTCGCACAACCAGCAGACGCGTTTCCGCTGTGCGACGAAGAGGCGCTGAATCTGATTGCTTCGTTTCAGCGGGCCGTCGTCGATGACCTGCGCCGCAAGACATTTCAGGCTGCGGAGGCTTTTGGCGCTGCGAGCATCCTCGTATCCGGTGGAGTGGCCGCTAATCGCGAATTGCGCGCGCGCTTCGCGGCCCATGCGGCGGAACGGAATCTTCCCATTGCCTTTCCTTCGCTCGCGCTTTCCACAGACAATGCCGCGATGGTAGCGGCGGCGGCATGGCCAAAGCTGCTCGATGACGCATTCGCACCGACGGACCTTTCTGCCGAACCTTCGCTTGCGCTGGGCCGATGA